CATTGGGCACCCGCGCAGCTTTGAGTGGTAATTTTTTTCGTAAATCGAATTTATCGACGTTCCCACACTTGAAAAAAAGGCAAAAATAGAATAAAATGGGATCAAATAATTATTAATTTAACAATATGTACCCATGCCATACAATCGAATTTGATCATATAGCCATTTGCCTGTAAAGGGGCTTGTTATGAAAACAGCATTTCTTTCCTCTCCACAGGCAGGGGAAGAAATCAACAGCCTGTTTAAAAAATAAAATTATGATATCAATTAAAGGAGTGCAGCTTATGAACTATCTGAACAAAAAGAGTGTGGAAGATATTGATGTTGCGGGCAAACGCGTTTTGGTCCGCTGTGACTTTAACGTTCCTTTTGATGGTGAAGGAAATATTTCGGACCCTAAGCGTATTGATGAAGCACTCAAGACCATTCGCTACCTGATCAGCCATCACGCAAAGGTGATCCTTTGCTCTCACCTGGGCCGCCCGAAGGGTGAATTCAACCCGCAATATTCCCTGGCCCCCGTAGCGGCCTACCTTTCAAAGGCGCTCGGCCAGCCCGTACAGATGGCGAAGGACGTGATTGGCGACAGCGCCAAGGCGATCTGCACTTCTTTAAAAGAGGGCGAGGTCGCTCTCCTCGAAAATGTGCGCTTCCATAAAGAAGAAGAAAAGAATGACCCGGAATTCTCGAAGGCTCTGGCCTCTCTGGCAGACATTTATGTGAATGACGCGTTTGGCACCGCGCACCGCGCGCATGCTTCTACCGCCGGCGTAGCTGCTTACCTGCCCGCCGTATGCGGCTATTTGATTCAGAAAGAAATCACCGTCATGGGGAATGCTTTGGCAAACCCGAAGCGCCCCTTTGTCGCAATTTTGGGCGGCGCAAAGGTTTCGGATAAAATCGGCGTCATCAGCAACCTGCTGGACAAGGTAGACACGCTGATCATCGGCGGCGGCATGGCCTACACCTTCATGAAGGCGCTGGGCTATTCCATCGGCACCTCGATCTGCGAGGACAACAAGCTGGATCTGGCACAGGAAATGATGGCAAAAGCGAAAGAGAAAAACGTGAAGTTCCTGATTCCCTTGGATAACGTGGTCGCCGACAAATACGACGAGAACGCCAACCACCAGATTTCCGATTCCGACCAGATTCCGGACGGCTGGATGGGCCTTGACATCGGGCCGAAAACACAGGAGCTGTTTACCTCTGCTCTGAAGGGCGCGGGAACGGTTGTATGGAACGGGCCGATGGGCGTCAGCGAATGGAAAAACTTTGCGGCCGGTACGGTGGCCGTAGCCAAGGCCGTTGCCGAAAGCGGCGCGGTTTCCATCATCGGCGGGGGCGATTCCGCAGCGGCTGTGGAACAGCTTGGCTTTGCGGATAAAATGACTCATATTTCCACCGGCGGCGGCGCGTCTCTGGAATTCCTGGAGGGCCTGGAGCTGCCCGGTATTGCCTGCCTGAACGATAAAAACTAAGCAAAGAAAAGGGCGGGCGAAAGTCTGCCCTTTTTTCAACCGGGGCCTCCTCCGTTTTCAAAACGTTCGGGCTGCCCCATACAGAGAAAGAGAGGAAGAGAATCCTATGAATAAAGAGCTGAGAAGAGCCGTGATTGCCGGCAACTGGAAAATGAACAAGAACCCTGAGGAAACCAAAGCGCTGCTTGCAGCGGTTGCCCCGCTGGTAAAGGGCGCAAAATGTGAAGTAGTTGCCTGCGTTCCGTTTATTGATCTTCCCGTGGCAATCGAGGCCGCGAAGGGCACGGATATTCAAATTGGCGCGCAGAACTGCCACTGGGAGGAAAGCGGCGCCTTCACCGGAGAAATTGCCGCCAACATGCTCACCTCAATCGGCGTTTCTTATGTCATCATCGGGCACAGTGAGCGCCGCACTTATTTTGGCGAGACCGATCAGACCGTAAACAAGAGAATGCGCGCCGCGCTCAACGCCGGGCTTTCCGTCATTCTGTGCGTTGGCGAAACGCTCGAGCAGCGCGAGCAGGGCATTACGGAAGAGCTAGTTGCCCTTCAAACAAAAATTGCTCTGCTTGGTGTGACCAAAGAAGAGCTTTCCCGTGTCATCATCGCCTACGAGCCCATCTGGGCCATCGGCACGGGCCGTACTGCCACTTCCGCGCAAGCGGGCGAGGTCTGCGGGGCCATCCGCAATGTGATCGCTGCGTTATACGATGAAAAAACAGCCAACGCCTTCACCGTTCAGTACGGCGGTTCCATGAATGCCAAAAACGCCGCAGAGCTGCTGGCACAGGACGATGTGGACGGCGGGCTGATCGGCGGCGCTTCGCTGAAAGCCGCAGATTTTGCGGAAATTGTCCGCGCGGCCTCTGAGGGTTAATCCTCAACTGTATCGCAAAGGAGAACTGTTATGAAAAAACCTTTGATTTTAATGATTCTCGACGGCTTTGGCATCGCCCCTGAATACGGCAACGCCATCATGGCCGCGAAAAAGCCGAATCTTGACCGTCTGTTCCGTGAAAACCCCCTTACCCAAATCGGTGCTTCCGGCCTGAATGTGGGCCTGCCAAACGGGCAGATGGGCAATTCTGAGGTTGGCCACACCAACATCGGCGCAGGCCGCATCGTGTATCAGGAATTGACGCGCATCACAAAAGAGATTGAAGACGGCGAGTTCTATCAAAACCCCGCTCTGATCAAGGCGGTTGCTGCCGCAAAAGCCAAAGGCACGGCGCTGCACCTGATCGGCCTGCTATCCGACGGCGGCGTTCACAGCCATAACGGCCATATGTATGCTCTGCTTGAGCTGGCCAAACGCCACGGCCTTTCCAAGGTGTACGTTCACGCGCTGCTCGACGGCCGCGATGTTCCCCCGTCCTCCGGCAAAGGCTTTGTAGAGGATTGCCTTGCAAAAATGCAGGAGATCGGCGTAGGCAAAATTGCAACGGTTGCCGGGCGCTACTACGCAATGGATCGCGATAACCGCTGGGAGCGCGTCTCAAAGGCATATAACGCAATGGTGCTTGGCG
Above is a window of Faecalispora anaeroviscerum DNA encoding:
- the tpiA gene encoding triose-phosphate isomerase, with product MNKELRRAVIAGNWKMNKNPEETKALLAAVAPLVKGAKCEVVACVPFIDLPVAIEAAKGTDIQIGAQNCHWEESGAFTGEIAANMLTSIGVSYVIIGHSERRTYFGETDQTVNKRMRAALNAGLSVILCVGETLEQREQGITEELVALQTKIALLGVTKEELSRVIIAYEPIWAIGTGRTATSAQAGEVCGAIRNVIAALYDEKTANAFTVQYGGSMNAKNAAELLAQDDVDGGLIGGASLKAADFAEIVRAASEG
- a CDS encoding phosphoglycerate kinase translates to MNYLNKKSVEDIDVAGKRVLVRCDFNVPFDGEGNISDPKRIDEALKTIRYLISHHAKVILCSHLGRPKGEFNPQYSLAPVAAYLSKALGQPVQMAKDVIGDSAKAICTSLKEGEVALLENVRFHKEEEKNDPEFSKALASLADIYVNDAFGTAHRAHASTAGVAAYLPAVCGYLIQKEITVMGNALANPKRPFVAILGGAKVSDKIGVISNLLDKVDTLIIGGGMAYTFMKALGYSIGTSICEDNKLDLAQEMMAKAKEKNVKFLIPLDNVVADKYDENANHQISDSDQIPDGWMGLDIGPKTQELFTSALKGAGTVVWNGPMGVSEWKNFAAGTVAVAKAVAESGAVSIIGGGDSAAAVEQLGFADKMTHISTGGGASLEFLEGLELPGIACLNDKN